The stretch of DNA TCGCCCGCTGGCGGAATGGTCCCTTCGGAGCCCTCCAGATCGTTCCCCTGGCACATAAGGGCTTCAGCCAGACCCGCGTCATCTATAAGCCCCATTTCCTTCATCACCTCTCCCAGCATTATCCCCCTCTTCCAGTGAGTCTTGAGGGCGCTGTCAAGCTGCTCTACCGTCACGATGTTCTTCTCGATAAGTATCTGCCCGAGCGGCTTATAACTCTTCACGATGGATTCGTCATTACTGAAAAGCCTGACCGTGAGATGGTCGCCTTTTTCCATTATCCTGCGATCGGCCATATACTTGCTTCCCTTTATGGCCTTGAGATATTGTTTAACCTCGGCGATACGTTCGTTCATCTCAATGATGCTGTTGAGCTCAAGCGGCCCGTTCTTTATAACGAACGCCACGGTAACGCTCATGATAGGTATCCTTCTTATCTTCCTGGCCCTGTCCTTCGCCTGTATATACCCTTTCCTGCGGTCCGCCGGCGCGTAATGGAAAGGCACGATGGTATCGAACATGCATATGAAATTCTGGCATATGGCATTATACTTCTCAGGCGTGGTTATCATGACGAAATCATCGCCCCCTATATGCCCCACGAAATCGGACTTGTTCCCGTGGTTCCTGACCGACACGCTCAGCATATACGCCGTCTGCATGATCACGCGGTCACCCTTGAGGTACCCGTATTTATCATTGAACGACTTGAAATTGTCTATGTCCACATGGCCGGCGACAAAAGGTGTCCCGTTCTTTATTCTTTCGTTCAACATCTCCTCTATTACTATCCCCCCGGGAAGACCCGTAAGCGGACTCGCGTAAAAACTCTGTTGTGATCTTTTTATCGCTATATCCATCCGCACTTTAAGTTCCACCGGATCAGGCGGCGAGAGTATGTAGTCGTCAAGACCCTGGACGGTTTCGAACCCGCCCGCGGTAAGCACCGCTTTATTCATGAGCGCCATCACGGGAATATGGACAGTGGCGAAATCACGTTTAAGCTCAGCGCATATATCCGCGTAAGCGGCACCGGGCGCGCTCATGTCGATAAGTATCATGTCAGGGGAACATCTTGTTATCCTGGATAGTTCGGGGACGCCGGTGATATCGTACTCGACATCATATCCCGGCGTATTATCAAGACAGGCCCGCAGGACCGCGTTGATATTGTCGGCCCCGCCTATAACGAGTATCCTGCGTGTCTTTTTCATATGGCCTCTGGACGGAAAGCGGACGGACCCTGTCAAATGATCAGTTTATCCTCGCTTATCCCGAGGCATTTTCTTATTGTAGCTTTGACAACGTCCACATCGAACGGTTTGGGTATATAGGCGTACGCCCCTAGCTCCTTGCATTTAGTCGCGTTATCATAATCACCATGGGCTGTCATTATTATGATCTTAATATCGCTGATCTCTTTTCTTACCCTTATAAGGAACTCAATGCCGTCCATATCCGGCATGACGAGGTCAAGAAGCACGCAATCAGGCTTCTCCTTGATCACGCGCTCAAGGGCTATCACGGAACTCGTTTCGCAGATTATCTCGTACCCCTCGTTCTCGAATACATACGCCAAGAGGTCACACACGTTCTTCTGATCATCGACCACCATGATTTTCGGCATTTTTCCCCCTTTCCATGTATATCATATACGATTCCTGTAAATAAAGCAAAAGGAAATCCATCCTTCGGCCACCCCACCCCATAGCCCGCGCCGGGGATCAGAAATATATTCATTTTACATCAAATATATATTGATTTTTAATAAATAAGGTGCTATGCTGTCCGAATGGAACCGTCTTTATTGATAAAAAAATGCCTGGAAAAAGACCAGAACGCCTGGGATCATTTCATAAAGAGCTACACCCCGATCGTAAGAAAAGGCATCATCCGGCGTCTGAAGGATTACGGGATAAGACCGGCACATGACCACGTGAACGACATAGTACAGGAGGTTTTCCTGTATCTCTGGGAAAAAGATAAATTATCGCAATTAAGGCATATTGAGGCACTCAGGTCATGGCTGTCGATAATAGCGTTCAATACCGCGTCGAACTATTGCAAAAAAGTCTTTTTCAGGGAAAGGTCAGCGCAGGCGCGTTCCCTTGAAGAACGACCGGACGGCGACCTGGGCCTGTGTCTTCTGGATATAATACCTGATCCCCGGGAATGTCCGGATCAAAAAACGGAACTCGCGGACCTGCGCGCGCGGCTCCGCGAAAAACTAAGCGATATGCCGCCGAGAACGCGGCTCGCGCTCACTTTCTCTCTTTTAGACGGCCTTTCCCAAAAGGAGATCGCCTCCATCATGAACCTTCCACGCGGCACTATCTCAGCCATGATATGCAGGGGCAGGCGTGTTCTATCGGAAAAAATATGCGATCACCCTTAAAAAAACTTGCAGCAATCCATCGCCTGCTCTTGTCTTAATATAAAAGGGGGCGCCATGCGAAATTGTCCATCAGAACAGGAACTCGGCGAATACATCGCTGGCATATACCGGAACAACAAAGCCGGGGAAAGGATAGAAACACACCTTTGTGAGTGCCAGGATTGCCGCGCCGCGGTCATAGCCGCGCATAGAACATGCCGCGAACGCGGGACACGCCGGATACTTGTAGGCGTTACGGGATATCTTAGCGGCAAAAAGTATCTATTGTCCGCCATGCTCGCTCTATTTTTTTCTTTCACTGTAAGGCGTTATTTTTTTCAATTCCTGGGCATCTCCATGATACTGTGGCTCAAGGTCATCCTGGACTCTCGAGCCGCCAGGTTCATGCTTATGGTAAAAAAGACATGTGGGGACGAACGAGATGGACATCCCCGCGGGAACACGATACGGGAGGACAATGGCACTGGAAAGGACCAATAGAAATATCGGCATGCTGGGAGAACAGATGGCCGCGCGTTTCATGAGGGCGCGCGGGTTCCGGATAATCGAACGGAATTCACGCACGCCGTTCGGGGAGATCGATATCATATGCGTAAAGAACGACCTGCTTGTGTTCGTCGAGGTAAAGACACGCATATCAGAAAAATACGGCGCGCCCGCCTTCGCGATAAACAGGTATAAGGCCAGGAAACTCGTGGAGAACTGCAGCTATTACATGGCCGCCCATAGGCATCTGCCCCGTTCCCCGCGGATAGACGTCATCACCGTTAACCTTGACCATAGAGGCGGGTTCAAGATACTACGCCATATCATAAACGCTATTCATGACACTAGGGAGGGATAAAATGCTTTCTAAGACCAGATCCGCGTGCAATACAGGCGTCGAGGCCTGCGCGGTGGACGTTGAAGTGGACATCTCAGGTGGCCTGCCCTGCTTTACAGTGGTCGGCCTGCCAGATACCGCGATAAAAGAAAGCCGCGACAGGATACGCTCAGCGATCAGGAACTCCGGATTCCATTTCCCGTCGACAAGAGTAACGGTCAACCTGTCCCCGGCAGACACCAAAAAAGAAGGGGCCGGGCTGGACCTGCCGATAGCCATCGGGGTGCTCGCCTGCGAGGATATCGTGGACGTGGCCTGTCTGGAAGGAACAGCTTTCGTCGGGGAGCTTTCCCTCAACGGCAGGTTAAAACCGTTACGCGGGGCCCTTTCGGCCGCGCTGGCGCTAAAGGACAGGTGCAAAGCCATAATACTCCCCGCGGCTAACGCCGAGGAGGCCTCGCACATAAAAGGAGTGGAGATCTATGGCGCGCGCGGTCTGAGGGAGGTCATAGACCACCTGAAAGGGCTCGACCTGATAACACCCGCGGAACCCGTACGGGAAGACGCGTCCGCCGCAAGCAATACCTATCCTGATATGCGCGACGTAAAAGGCCAGGAACATGTGAAACGCGCGCTTGAGGTCGCCGCGTCGGGTGGACATAATATACTAATGATCGGGCCACCCGGTTCCGGGAAAAGCATGCTGGCTAAAAGATTTCCCGGTATTCTCCCGGACCTTTCCCATGATGAACGTCTTGAGGCCACGAACATCCACAGTATATCGGGCCTGTTGAAAAACGGTTCCTTGATCAGGGAGCGTCCTTTCCGCTCGCCGCATCACACTATCTCTTATGCCGCGATGGTCGGTGGCGGTACCAGCCCCATGCCGGGAGAGATAACGCTCTCCCACCACGGGGTGCTCTTCCTGGATGAATTCCCGGAGTTCAGGAGGGACGTCCTTGAGACATTGCGACAACCTATGGAAACCGGTGAGGTGACCATAACACGGGTACAGAGGTCCAGCACTTATCCTTCAAGGTTCCTCCTGATAGCCGCGATGAACCCGTGTCCATGCGGATATTTTACCGACCCGCGCAAACAGTGTCACTGCAGCGCGCACCAGATACAAAAATACCTGTCCAAGATATCAGGGCCCCTTCTGGACCGTATCGACATACATGTCGAGGTCCCCCGGCTCTCCTACGAGAACCTTTCCGGACGCAGGACGGGAGAAAGCTCTACGAACATAAAAGAACGTGTACTTGCCGCGAGGAACATACAAAGTTCAAGGTTTGGACCGGAACGCGTTAACGCGAATATGGGGCCAAAAGACATTGAAACGTATTGCAAAATATCGGATGAAGCGGAGAAATTGCTCAAAACAGCTATACTTGAACTGGGCATAAGTGCACGAGCCTATCACAAGATCTTGAAAATATCTCTAACTATTGCTGATATGGATAGTTCTGATATTGTTACTACCCAGCATATTTCAGAAGCCATCGGATATAGAACACTTGACCGGGGCATATGGCATTGAACCAAGGTTAGTCCAAAAAAAAGCATGGTTTTCTAGCTTTCCTTTATGATTACATCGGGTAAACTTTAACTAGAGCAATGTGTAGTTATGCGCGTGAGATTGCGGACAAGATAAATGCGCCATAGACCTGGAGGATAAAAATGAAAAAACTCACTTTATTTATCACATTATCCATCATATCCCTCCTCTTCCTGCATTTTTCGGGCGACACATCTTCATTCGCTGACGATTGGTATGAAGCGGAAGAAGCGAGTTCCTTCGATTATACCGCGGTGGCCGGCATAAAATCCGCGTCTGCCGAAAAGAATGAAAAAACATCATCCCTTACCCCCGTGTTCTCAAAGAATGAACTGGCGGACGTTACTGCCAGCACGAACAATATGCAGGCCGTAAAAACCGAGTTCCAGACAGCAATGACATTTTCCTCCCTATCATCCGATAGCCGTATAAATACGAACGACAGTTATACCTCCCCTGACACCATACAAGGGGTTAATACCGGTTCCGATACTTTCTCGGCCATCCCGATCTCATATCAGTTCGACGAGAATGTTGTAGCCGCTGTAGGGGGCATGCCGCCACCGGATGATGATACGGATACCGGCGACCAGGGCGACGACCCCGGTCCCACTCCACCGCCAGTGGCTTCGTTCATTTGAGCTAAGGCAAGGACAAGAAAGGCATATCATGAAGATAACCGTTTCCTTATGCTTGATAGTATTTCTCGGTTTCATCTTTTTGCCTGTATTCGGCATGTACAGGATGGAGTCTTTCGCCGACGACTGGTATGAATCCGAGGAATCGACCTCTTTTGATTATGCCGCTCTTGCCGGCATCAAGAACGTCGTTGACGAACAAAAGAACAGTACGACCGCGTCCTTCACTCCCAAGGTCGCAAATAAGGGCGAACTGGATGTCGCCAGCAACAATGTCCTGTTCGAAAAAGAGGAAAGGATGGCCCTTACGGCCTCCCAGAACCTGCATACCCAGATGGAGTATGCTCAGGGGACCAAGGCCATGGGCATTTCTCCGTCATCTGACGTCAACACCGCGACCATAGCCATCAAGCTGGATCCGGGAGGCTACAACGATGGAATGGAAGGAGCGGAAGCAGGCGAAGATCCGATAGGAGTAGGTACAGGTTCCCCTCCTCCTGCCGGTATCTAACAACACGCGCGCCGGAAAGGACACGAAAAGATGAAGACTATATTTTTCATATGTCTGGCCTTATTTCTGGTGGTCATGTGCGCGAGTATCCCCGCTTCCCTTGCCGACGACTGGTATGAATCGGAAGAAGCCACCAGTTACAGCTCATTGAACGACCATATGATCGCCGCAAGCTGTGAATCCCTATCCCCTTCAAATAATAACGCCGTAAAAGCGTTCGTACCAGAAACCTTACGGGATAACAAGCAAATGGATGATCTTGTGGCCCAGGAAACAGGGAACGCCACTGAAATAGCCCGGGCATATGATGTCCCCGAGGACTCTACTATATTTGAATATTCCGGGGTGACGTCGGTCCTGGGTTGTCAAGCAGCAGAGGAGTAAAAAATGAAACTTTTACTTATATTATGTTCCTTCATGCTTATATGCTTTTCGGCCTTAGCCGACGACTGGTATGAATCGGAAGAAGCCACCAGTTATAGTTCTATGGATGATCACGTTATAACGGTAAGCCAGGAATCCGTCTCGCCAGGACAAGATAACGATATAAAGGCTTTTGTCCCCGAAACCCTACGGGATAACAAGCAAATGGATGATCTTGTGGCCCAGGAAACAGGGAACGCCTCTGACATGGCCCGGTCATATGATGTTCCCGAGGACCCTACTGTGTTCATATATTCTGGATTACCGGCGGCCCTGGGTTGTCACGCGGGTACTGATGAGGAATAAACATGAGACACATATATCTTTTATTTTGTTTTGTGCTAATAAGCTGCTTATTCTGTGCCGTTATTTCCGCCGATGACTGGTACGAAGCGGAAGAATCAACTGGCCTGGATTATCCTGTACGGGCGGGCCTTAAACATCAGGATCCCGAGAAGAACAATACCACCAGCGCGTTGTCCCCGGCTTATCCGAAAGAAGAGCTGTCTTCTATGAAGATCGATAACACTTATCTTCTTGAAGCGATCTCCGGCATAAAGACATTGTCCACTTCACCGGAAGGAACAATGATCTATTCCGAAGCGGACACTACGGGGATAGGCGACCAGACTCAGCCCGACACCTCTTCTGACGTTTTTACCACCACCCCCACTGCGCTGAAATTACCCCCTGATCCTTCTTCTGAACAGCATTGATCCACTACTGCGAACGCAATGAGCATATAACTATATTATTTTAAACATGTTAAGTTGTTAACGTTTACTTTACTAACATATATATACTATTTATGGTATTCTAGCTTTTTATTATAATAACAGATATTCGGAAAATCTTTGAAATTCATATATAGTTAGGCATACTTAAAGTGAGGCAAGAGATAAAAAGTACCGGAAATTAAGGAGAAGTCATGAAGCTGGCCACCTACATATGTGTAGCGTTATTCGCTAGCCTGCTAGTACTGCCCATACTGGGCATGACTAACATGACTTCTTACGCGGACGACTGGTATGAAGCGGAAGAAGCCAGCTGTCTGGATTTTGCGGCCGTATCAGGCATTAAGATGCAGGCGGAAAGAACAGACAAGACGGCGCAGTTCACCCCCGGAGCGGAAGTTTCCGAGGAAAAGAACGTAGGCCTGCAGACAGCGATGCTGGATCGGGAATCCATCCAGAGAACGATAGCCTTCCAATTCAGCGCGCCCGTTGTACGGATGGATGAACCCGTAGATACTGGCCACTGGTTCACTATGCCCGGAGGATGCGCCGGCGACGACACCCAGGTATGGATAGGCCCCGGGGACTCGGATCCCGTCATAACCTGCGTACCGATATGTTTCGGCGGTTTGACCCAGGTAGCTACGGATAAAGGCATAAAATATATCTCGGAGATCATGCCGGGAGAGATGGTACTCGGCAAGGATGGTTTTTCAGAGGTACTGGAAGTACAAGTCTCCGAAGGCAAACCCGAACTCGAGATAAACGGCATAAAAGCCACACCGAACCATCCGTTCATAATGGCGGACGGCGAGATAAGACCCGCCGGAGAACTCGCCCCAGGCGACATGCTGTTCAACGGTAAAATGGTCGAGAGCGTTACTCCCGTCCCGACCGAAGAGAACTCGTATAACCTTATTGTAAGAAGCGGCACCTATTATGTCGGCGACATGCTTGTCTCAAGCGCCGTCGATGACCACGCGAAATAACCGCTTCTTTACCTTACTACCCCTCTTTAATATCCCGATACATGGTACTTCTGTTCCTGCCATTGTCCTTGGACTTGTAAAGCGCTGTATCCGCCGCGCGCACGAAATCCATATACTGGTCGGTATCTATATCTTCTATGGTAGCTATCCCCGCGCTTATCGTTATCCCGACCTCGTCGCCGTTGTTGGTCTGAAATCTCGCTTCCTGTATCTTATGCCGTATACGTTCGACCGCGTTCTTAGCGTCGTCCGGCTTTATCCCGAGCATGATGACGCAGAACTCCTCACCGCCATACCTGGCTACGGTATCGGCCCCTTTTGAGTTGTATAGCATTATACGCGATACGTCCTTGAGGATCTTGTTGCCGAACTCGTGGCCATAAGTATCGTTGATGTTCTTGAAATGGTCCAGGTCGTATATTGCCAAACCCAGGTACCCGCCGGAACTCCTGGCCCTTTTCAGTTCGCGTTTAAGGCTGACCTCAAAATACCGGTACGCGTACAGTCGTGTCAGGCCATCAGTTACCGCTTCTTTCCTTAGCCACATGTTCTCGAGAGTAAGACGCACATACCTTATGGAATATATGATAACGAACACCGATATTATCACGAAAAACACACCAAAGTATTCTATTATCACGTTCCTGGCCATGAGCCATGTACTGATAGCCGAAAAGACCGCCGCCTCCAGGACAATAGCGACAAGACCCGGAAAAGCCGGCAGCCGCATGCTTACCAGGATAGCGAACAGGCCAAAAACAAGGACCGCGCAAAGATCCATCTTCCTGTCATCATGCACCATGAACTGGCCCGTAATGTAAGTAAGGGCCTCATTCGCGCCTATGAACACCCCCGGAACTATCCCCACCGGGGACTGGTATATATCGTGGAACACTTCGGAAGTGACCCCGACAAAAACTATCTTGTTCTCTATCTCGGCCTTTTCTATCTTCCCCCTCAGGACTTTCCACACGGGGATGGTCTTTATTTTTTTGTTGTCCGCGAAATAATTTATGTATACCGTGTTATCCTTGAGGATAGGCATATTTTCGACAAGACCGTCTATGCTCTGTCCGGTATATTGTGAAGCCACCTTTACGCCTATGGAATGATCTATTATCTTCCCGTTACGCGCAAGCACATAAGGCCTCATGCGCCTCACTGAATTATCCGCGTCCCTGGGCTTGTTCACAAAGCCGAACCCTGTCGCGCTGTTCGCGATAAGCTTTTCGGGCACGACATACCTGCCGTCGGCCCCGAAATACGAAGCAATATATATGTTATCCGACTCCCCGAGCACTTTCGCCAGTATGAGGTCCTGCTCCTTGTCCTCACTTTCTCCGATAAAGACAAGGTCAACGCTCATAGCAGCGGGCTTTTTCTCCGCGAGGTTCTTTATCGCTCCGGCGATCATCCCCCTGGGCCAGGGCCATCTCACGTTAAGGTCCCTCATTGATTCATCGTCGATCGACACGATGACCACATCCTCAAGGGGCGCCTCTTGCGGCCTCATATCCAGGCTGAGCTTGTAAAAGATGTCGAATAAACGCAAGTTGAACGTCCTTGCGGTCTTCATCGGGAATATGAGGTGGAAATACACAAGGGAAAGCAACACCGCCAGTGCCAGGGACCTGGGAAGAAGCCCCCTGGTCAGGTATCTATATACTACGCCTAAGCTTTTCATGAACATATTCTCTCCGTGATGGTTAAAAGCCTGATTGCTTTCTCATATTTTTTTATTATACTATATAAAAATGCAAAAAACTAATACACACCTCAAAATGTTGGCATCACGTCAGGCATTGAACTTTTGTCTATCGCTATTATTTTGCCTATCTTCTTTTCCTCTTACCTGTTTTTCCCAGAGCGATGAGGCCTCCTCCCTGAGACTTCAGGAGCAGGACAGGCAGATATCCGATGAGGAGAACCGCCAGCTGAAGGTTACCGAGAGAGCCCCCCTTGCGGGTGCCGAAAAGGATTTTGCCCTGGATTACGGCATATGGCTGATGGCGGACTATCGCCACTATAACAACATAGACAACGACAAACAGGTAGAAGACTGGATCAAGGACATATATACGGCTGACGCGCGCTTATGGGTCAACGCCATGTATTACGATATGTTCATGATATACGGCCGCCTTAAGACAACTTATATATGGAAACCTAACGTAAGTAGCGCGTACAACGGTATAGGCGACGACCTGGAAGGGCCTAAAGTGGACTCCCTGTATGGCCAGCTTTTCCTGCACAACAGGTACAATATCCCGCTTTCGGTCCGGGTAGGCAGGCAATTCCTCACGCTGGGCCGGGGCATCACCTACAGCGACATGCACGATGGCGTGGAAATGCGTTACCAGATAGGCAAAAGATTTAACGTCAAGACCTTCGTTTCGAAGACAAAAGAGTTCGACAACAATATTGATTACAGCGTACCCGGATATACTGACGAAGGCGACAGGCATTTTTTCGGGGCGGAAGCATCTTTCATCGCCGGGAACATGGTCTTCTACGCTTACACACTTGTCCAGCGGGACCTTTCCCATGAAAACCCTACCGACCACACCCAGAACTATACATACGACTCGGAATACGTCGGCATAGGTGGCCTTGGCCGGAGCGGCGACCTTTCGTACTGGTTCGAGGTGATCAAGGAATATGGTAAAAGCTATACCGACGCCGCCCAGACGAACCTGGCCAGGAAGGACATAGATGCCTGGGCATTTGATATCGGGGCTAAATATTCCATCGATGCGTATTCTCACCCCAAGGTCGACGTGGAAATGGCGTACGGCTCCGGGGACAAAGAACGTTCAAGGGTGACCAACACCAGCGGAGGCAACGTATCAGGGCGCGACACTAATTTCATGTATTTTGGCGTGTTCAACGCGGGCTATGCCCTGGCGCCAAGGCTTTCTAACATGTACATATATAAGGTCGAGGCCAGCTGTAAACCGATCGAGTTCATGCCATACATAGGCGAGAACGTGGCTGTAGGCGCGAAATATTTTCTGTATCGAAAGGATGAGAAACTCGGCGGCATATATGACGTTGACGCTACTGAATCCGATCCGGACATAGGACAGGAGTTGGATTTTTATCTGCACTGGAAGGTTTATGAGAATTTCTATTTCTCGGCTAAATACGGGATATTCTATCCGGGAGCGGCATATCCACATGGCAGGAGGACACCTTCGGAATATTTCTACGCGAGGGTCCGGATGATCGTCTGAAGGCCTATCCCTCCCTGAGTTCCAGAAGTTTTTCTCTTACCTCTTTCAGGGTATCATTATCGGGAATATCCCCCTCCAGCATTTTAGCCACATGTTCTACCACCCTGTTGCGCTTTTCCCTCTGTTCAAGAAGTTTATCCCTTAATTTGGAAAGTTTGAAGGCCAGCATCTTAAGCTCGTCCTTCCTCCTGAGAACGAGACCTCTCGAATAATCGCCCCCGATGAGCTGGTCCAGGTATTTCCCTATCCTGTATATAGGTCCCGCTATCCTGTGTGAAATGAAAACACCCAGGATAACAAAAAGCGGGGTTATGAGTAGTATGCGGAAAAGAAGCGTGATGTTGGCGTCGCGGAATATATAGAAAAGTCTGCCTCTGGGGTAGACATTGGCGAGCTTTTCCCCGAGCGTGGTCCAGGTCGTATAGTAAACTGTGTATCCGGCCACAGCCGCGCCGATGTAGAGAAAAAGCAGTATATATATTATGTATTTGAGCTGAAAGTTCAGAAGTATAATATATTTTTTTCTTTTGTTCCCCGCTCTTGGCATCGTGCCTCCAAATCTTTTATATCATCATATCGTCATTGTTGAATTTTTTCCATATGACTATGTCCCTTTTTATTTCCAGGGAAATAGCGTTGTTCTTGTGGGAATCTATCGCTTTTTCCACGTCCCGGATATCCATATATCTTGAAGACTTCCCGTCCACGGCCATGATTATATCTCCAGGCTCGATCCCCGCGTTGGCCGCCGCGCTCCCTTCTTTGACCTTCTCGATCATAAGACCTTCCATCTCGGAAAACCCCAGTTTTACTCCCAGCAGGTTCCCATAACTTTTGGTGGCCATGGAAAGATCGATCTTCAGGGGCCTTACGATCGTGATATTTATGTCCATAACGCCCGGGGTAAGGAGTTTGTCCATCACTTCGTCCGGCTCCATATATCCAATAGCTCTTCCCCACGCCGCCGAAAGTATATCTCCTTTTTTAAGTCCCGCCTTGGACGCCGGGGACCCTATTACGACCTTGTCTATCTTGAAAGATTCCCTGGCGTTCCTGATGCCGATGCCCAGCCCCTCCTCGAGCCTGCTTTCCCTGCTCTCGTCCCCGGAAGATACCGGGGAACGCAAGCCCGTCATCTCCTCATTGAGCCTGCGGACATGGTCAAGCTTCCGGCGTCTGCCGGTAAGCTGTATATATGTCCCGACATGGTTCAACGCCTCCCTGGCCTTCTTATAGTTCGGGTTGACCTCGAGCGCCTTGCTGTAATAATAATACGCTTTTTCGTATTTGCCGGCATCCTGGTAATAATCCCCTACGCTTGTGAGGTTCTGTTCTTCCAGGTCATATATAATATTATTGATATCCGAACGCATGATCTCTTTCTCGCCGTCCATCGTGGATATTACTATCCTGTCCCTGTATTCCTCTACGACAACGCCTTTTACACGTTCATTATCCGCCATGACCACGGTATCTCCATATGATACATCGGGACATATGAAAAAGCAGATGAATATAGCGGCCGCTATCCTATATGTCGAAATTTTAGTTATATGTCTCATGTTTTCCCCATACGTGAACTTTACCGCCACATACACTCCTCCACCTGAAGTTTACCTTCAGAATACGACTGATGCAAGTCGTTATATTCATTATTGAACGCCGTACCAAGATCCCTCATATCCCGTCCCGGGATCACCGCTCCGCAAGCCTTACCGGACGAGTGCCCCGCGTTATCCGCCTTCCCTCTAAGCCTTCCCCTCCCCGTTCTTATCCGCTCTACGGGACATCATCTCCTCCGCGACCATGCTCATGATAAAAAGGATAGCGCACAAGAGGACAAAGACATCCCCGTAAAGGGTATAATACGTTCTACCCTTGTAAACATACACATCGCTGGTGAGTACTCCTTCTTCATCCGTATAGTTCCCGTTACGGGAAAAGATGGATGTTACGCGGCCGTATACGTCGATAAAGCACGATATGCCGGTATTAGCCGCCCTCACTACGGGCTTCCTGTTCTCTATGGCCCGGAACACGGACGATTGCATATGCTGCATGGGGGCGGCGGTGGGCCCGAACCAGGCGTCGTTCGTCATGTTGACCAATAGATCCGCTCCTCCGGCCGCCAGGTCCCTGGCGATATACGGAAAGACGTCCTCGAAACAGATCATCACGCCTAAACGGTAGAAAGAAGTGTCCCTCAAAAGCGCCCCTTCTTCAGTGCGGTCCGTTCTTATCGTTGCC from Candidatus Omnitrophota bacterium encodes:
- a CDS encoding alginate export family protein, with the protein product MQKTNTHLKMLASRQALNFCLSLLFCLSSFPLTCFSQSDEASSLRLQEQDRQISDEENRQLKVTERAPLAGAEKDFALDYGIWLMADYRHYNNIDNDKQVEDWIKDIYTADARLWVNAMYYDMFMIYGRLKTTYIWKPNVSSAYNGIGDDLEGPKVDSLYGQLFLHNRYNIPLSVRVGRQFLTLGRGITYSDMHDGVEMRYQIGKRFNVKTFVSKTKEFDNNIDYSVPGYTDEGDRHFFGAEASFIAGNMVFYAYTLVQRDLSHENPTDHTQNYTYDSEYVGIGGLGRSGDLSYWFEVIKEYGKSYTDAAQTNLARKDIDAWAFDIGAKYSIDAYSHPKVDVEMAYGSGDKERSRVTNTSGGNVSGRDTNFMYFGVFNAGYALAPRLSNMYIYKVEASCKPIEFMPYIGENVAVGAKYFLYRKDEKLGGIYDVDATESDPDIGQELDFYLHWKVYENFYFSAKYGIFYPGAAYPHGRRTPSEYFYARVRMIV
- a CDS encoding PDZ domain-containing protein is translated as MRHITKISTYRIAAAIFICFFICPDVSYGDTVVMADNERVKGVVVEEYRDRIVISTMDGEKEIMRSDINNIIYDLEEQNLTSVGDYYQDAGKYEKAYYYYSKALEVNPNYKKAREALNHVGTYIQLTGRRRKLDHVRRLNEEMTGLRSPVSSGDESRESRLEEGLGIGIRNARESFKIDKVVIGSPASKAGLKKGDILSAAWGRAIGYMEPDEVMDKLLTPGVMDINITIVRPLKIDLSMATKSYGNLLGVKLGFSEMEGLMIEKVKEGSAAANAGIEPGDIIMAVDGKSSRYMDIRDVEKAIDSHKNNAISLEIKRDIVIWKKFNNDDMMI